The following proteins are co-located in the Nilaparvata lugens isolate BPH chromosome 14, ASM1435652v1, whole genome shotgun sequence genome:
- the LOC111045637 gene encoding uncharacterized protein LOC111045637 yields MYLQVLVIFCCCVINNFCSSYPDPRGSGRARATSEGDYLDSPNLSELGYHNYQPTNFNGVDVYNNVHPSLAGSGVPYHSDNPKPKTKKAKHRHGKRRRVTQEPDVKKPKRRRNKKRRGQKGEVPEDPDVPLIKNPDISTIEELTRIPQPQGTDVPAIKKPEDLKQVEENKKIENLLKPDQGTDFPDPDLGNRFPEVHREIEEYLKQVEQNKKMENQLKPDPENFLQPDQGTDFPKGPEQGNRFPEGLVQGNRFPENQLQENRFSENQLQENRFPENQLQRNRFPDIDWEINYRRNRTSVDVNPEERPCPDLEPQTVVPPYPDCGNNPDRNNNNQVICQDKHGLKHVNQGCREPEDPEQPAIHPPFPNDCIQGGNNLIDCNDQLIDPNLGDNKEIHIPEEIIETEPVETNRNPFSLHEFGHKIVHGLLGGGIGGIRKSAHLRGPGFYLDSHSSLGDGHLYRTQKSFDAGLVRGNLGIQLF; encoded by the exons ATGTATTTACAAGTACTTGTGATCTTTTGCTGCtgtgtaataaataatttctgtTCTTCATACCCAG ATCCGAGGGGCTCTGGAAGAGCAAGGGCTACATCAGAAGGAGATTATTTAGATTCACCAAATTTATCAGAACTGGGATATCACAACTATCAACCAACAAATTTCAATGGAGTAGATGTCTACAACAACGTGCACCCGTCACTGGCGGGATCAGGTGTACCCTACCATTCAGACAACCCAAAGCCCAAGACCAAAAAAGCCAAACATAGGCATGGCAAGAGACGCAGGGTGACCCAAGAACCCGACGTTAAGAAGCCAAAACGTAGGAGAAATAAGAAACGTCGAGGACAAAAAGGGGAGGTACCAGAAGATCCAGATGTTCCACTAATTAAGAATCCAGATATTAGTACAATTGAAGAATTAACACGTATACCACAACCCCAAGGTACCGATGTTCCAGCAATAAAAAAACCAGAAGATTTGAAACAagttgaagaaaataagaagatagAAAATCTCCTCAAACCAGACCAAGGAACCGATTTTCCAGATCCCGATCTAGGAAACCGTTTTCCGGAAGTTCACCGTGAGATAGAAGAATATTTGAAACAGGTTGAACAGAATAAGAAGATGGAAAATCAACTCAAACCAGACCCGGAAAATTTCCTCCAACCAGACCAAGGAACCGATTTTCCAAAGGGGCCCGAACAAGGAAACCGTTTTCCGGAAGGTCTTGTCCAAGGAAACCGTTTTCCTGAAAATCAACTCCAAGAAAACCGTTTTTCTGAAAATCAACTCCAAGAAAACCGTTTTCCTGAAAATCAACTCCAGCGAAACCGTTTTCCGGACATAGATTGGGAAATAAATTATAGACGAAACCGTACATCTGTAGATGTGAATCCTGAAGAGAGGCCTTGTCCTGATCTGGAACCACAGACAGTGGTACCCCCTTATCCTGACTGTGGAAATAATCCGGACAGGAACAATAACAATCAAGTTATTTGCCAAGACAAGCATGGACTTAAACATGTGAACCAAGGTTGTAGAGAACCTGAAGATCCAGAACAGCCTGCAATTCATCCCCCTTTTCCAAATGATTGCATACAAGGTGGTAATAACTTAATTGACTGTAATGATCAACTGATAGATCCCAATCTTGGAGATAACAAAGAAATCCATATTCcagaagaaataattgaaacgGAACCTGTTGAAACCAATAGAAACCCATTCAGCCTTCACGAATTTGGTCATAAGATTGTGCATGGATTGCTTGGGGGAGGCATAGGAGGCATTCGAAAATCTGCTCATCTCAGAGGTCCAGGGTTCTACTTGGACTCACATTCCAGTCTGGGTGATGGACATCTTTACAGGACACAAAAATCTTTTGACGCCGGCCTGGTGAGGGGAAACCTTGGCATTCAACTGTTTTAG